One Helicobacter cetorum MIT 00-7128 DNA window includes the following coding sequences:
- a CDS encoding outer membrane beta-barrel protein, which produces MFITKRERESKKGAVLRASSLKMCLPSKLFLVKILCFKECLKIVAKSLFYFLPLSLNVLKAHEKSGFFIEGGFESGMLQGIEKREQQIATESKAYEDYLPLNTIISHAKNLFANSSAISKLQFSTLHPIKVTLDRDTKQLVIESFLPYNVNNVKISFKDSQGKLISLGMIEVIPKFSKITLSENLFDNFKEIDLNATYNNFKVSSTKFSNENTKRLFRALDTITTDLIVEYKSPPTFNSCMYNKAQNKKATNSCYSPFNAQTAEEFTNLLINMMAVFDSKSWYENIMNAPFDFVNSWKPNDCRFGTPKCVAPGKNGLVNPEFKKDVVPHDKVVSDFRSDMNLQISILNGAKVDGLGLGDVTWGKLGVVAWALDPKTLFGKDFKTLNLYTARTILHEFSHTKHYSHNGNMTYQRVPKSNGKGDSDGIPYDVCSRFGGENQPTYPGDFQGSVYPHCNDVPAGFLGISTSVWQQLITQNALPIDYANLGTQKNYLDAKLNTTNLANSMLSTLKESFLVSNMITTSSSSSSQRFNVAMLGANLKLGYQQYFNDYLGLAYYGIAKYNFSSLNGSSNNKVQQMSFGGGVDLLLDFITHYDNKKPLKSQLVPKRLFKSSFGMFMGLRGLYNYYYLFKQYHNKGNLNIVGGLNYRYKHSKYSVGISVPLIEQVIRVSLRDNNIQSTWAFKEGASHFNVFFNYGWVF; this is translated from the coding sequence TTGTTTATAACTAAACGAGAGAGAGAGAGTAAAAAGGGCGCTGTTTTGAGGGCAAGCTCTTTAAAAATGTGCTTGCCATCAAAGTTATTTTTGGTAAAAATTTTATGTTTTAAAGAGTGTTTAAAGATAGTCGCTAAGAGTCTTTTTTATTTTTTGCCCTTAAGTTTAAATGTTTTAAAAGCCCATGAAAAAAGTGGCTTTTTTATAGAGGGCGGATTTGAAAGTGGGATGCTACAAGGCATAGAAAAAAGAGAGCAACAAATCGCTACTGAGAGTAAAGCTTACGAAGACTACTTGCCTTTAAATACGATAATTAGTCATGCTAAAAATCTTTTTGCTAATTCTAGTGCGATTTCTAAGCTACAATTTTCAACCTTGCACCCTATCAAAGTTACGCTAGATAGGGATACTAAGCAACTTGTGATAGAAAGCTTTCTTCCTTATAATGTGAATAATGTCAAAATTTCTTTTAAAGACTCTCAGGGTAAGCTCATCAGTTTAGGTATGATAGAGGTTATTCCTAAGTTTTCTAAAATCACACTTTCTGAAAACTTGTTTGATAATTTTAAAGAAATTGACCTAAACGCTACCTATAATAACTTTAAAGTTTCTAGCACAAAGTTTTCTAATGAAAATACAAAAAGGCTGTTTAGGGCATTAGATACAATAACAACTGATTTAATAGTGGAATATAAGTCTCCGCCTACCTTTAACTCTTGTATGTATAATAAGGCACAAAATAAAAAAGCTACAAATTCTTGTTATTCTCCCTTTAATGCTCAAACTGCTGAGGAATTTACCAATTTATTAATAAATATGATGGCTGTTTTTGACTCAAAGTCATGGTATGAAAATATTATGAATGCCCCTTTTGATTTTGTTAATAGTTGGAAACCAAATGATTGTCGGTTTGGAACTCCTAAATGTGTAGCTCCCGGCAAAAACGGATTGGTTAATCCTGAATTTAAAAAAGATGTTGTTCCCCATGATAAAGTAGTGAGCGACTTTAGAAGTGATATGAATCTTCAAATATCAATCTTAAATGGTGCAAAAGTAGATGGTTTGGGGCTAGGAGATGTTACTTGGGGGAAGTTAGGGGTTGTTGCTTGGGCTTTAGACCCTAAAACACTTTTTGGAAAGGATTTTAAAACCCTTAATTTATATACTGCAAGAACTATTTTACATGAATTTAGTCATACCAAGCACTATAGTCATAATGGTAATATGACTTATCAAAGAGTTCCAAAAAGTAATGGTAAGGGAGATTCTGATGGCATTCCTTATGATGTGTGTTCTAGGTTTGGTGGCGAAAATCAGCCAACATATCCGGGCGACTTTCAAGGTTCAGTCTATCCTCATTGCAATGATGTTCCAGCAGGATTTTTAGGAATTAGCACTTCAGTTTGGCAACAACTCATCACTCAAAACGCCTTGCCAATAGACTACGCTAATTTAGGCACTCAAAAGAATTATTTAGATGCCAAGCTAAACACCACAAACCTAGCTAATTCTATGCTTAGCACACTCAAAGAAAGCTTTTTGGTTTCTAATATGATTACAACTTCTAGTAGTAGCTCTAGCCAACGCTTTAATGTGGCTATGCTAGGGGCTAATCTCAAGCTAGGTTACCAACAATATTTCAACGATTATTTAGGCTTAGCTTATTATGGGATAGCTAAATACAACTTCTCCTCACTCAATGGTAGCTCTAATAATAAAGTCCAGCAAATGAGCTTTGGTGGGGGAGTGGATTTACTCTTAGATTTCATCACTCACTATGATAATAAAAAGCCCTTAAAGTCTCAATTAGTCCCTAAAAGACTTTTTAAATCTTCTTTTGGTATGTTTATGGGGCTAAGGGGTCTTTATAATTATTACTATTTATTTAAGCAGTATCATAATAAGGGAAATCTTAATATTGTGGGCGGATTAAACTATCGCTATAAGCATTCTAAATATTCTGTTGGTATATCTGTGCCTTTGATAGAACAAGTTATTAGAGTGAGCCTTAGGGATAATAATATTCAAAGCACTTGGGCTTTTAAAGAGGGGGCAAGTCATTTTAATGTATTCTTTAACTATGGGTGGGTATTTTAG
- the sppA gene encoding signal peptide peptidase SppA: protein MLNFIRQFFRAFVIMPLDFITKYFKTFVFLAVLLLVFGARESEPSIKPNQAKLYLNGAIFSTENFEKQVDKILKTPSIKGVLLLIDSPGGAVSASVELSEKILELKQKMPVLAYARGVMASGSYYVGMEASEVYANKASLVGSIGVIFSSANVEDLLKKVGVATQGVHAGEYKEIGTFTRAWTNNEKTFLQNLINEQYNMFINDVAKARKIDVKKYKDFAEGKVFSAQKALELKLIDKISTLKEAEVRLMELSKVKEAHWLEKSAMERFIEKATQSATSVLTQALGNGFMMR from the coding sequence ATGTTGAATTTTATTAGGCAATTTTTTAGGGCATTTGTGATTATGCCTTTGGATTTTATTACAAAATATTTTAAGACTTTTGTTTTTTTGGCAGTATTGTTGTTGGTTTTTGGCGCTAGAGAGAGCGAACCAAGTATCAAGCCAAATCAAGCCAAACTCTATTTAAATGGGGCTATCTTTAGCACAGAAAATTTTGAAAAACAAGTGGATAAAATTTTAAAAACTCCTAGTATTAAAGGGGTGTTACTCTTAATTGATTCACCAGGAGGTGCCGTTTCAGCAAGTGTGGAGTTGAGTGAAAAAATCCTTGAATTAAAGCAAAAAATGCCCGTATTAGCCTATGCTAGGGGTGTTATGGCAAGTGGGAGTTATTATGTGGGCATGGAAGCTAGTGAAGTATATGCTAATAAAGCGAGTTTAGTAGGCTCAATAGGCGTGATTTTTTCTAGCGCGAATGTAGAAGATTTGCTTAAAAAAGTAGGGGTGGCTACTCAAGGCGTGCATGCAGGCGAGTATAAAGAAATAGGCACTTTTACTAGGGCTTGGACAAATAATGAAAAGACTTTTTTGCAAAATCTCATTAACGAACAATATAACATGTTTATCAACGATGTGGCTAAAGCTAGAAAAATTGATGTTAAAAAGTATAAAGATTTTGCTGAGGGTAAGGTTTTTAGCGCTCAAAAAGCCTTAGAATTAAAGCTTATTGATAAAATTAGCACCCTAAAAGAAGCAGAGGTGCGCTTAATGGAATTAAGTAAAGTAAAAGAGGCGCATTGGTTAGAAAAGAGTGCGATGGAGCGTTTCATTGAAAAGGCGACGCAGTCAGCTACAAGCGTGCTTACTCAAGCGCTTGGCAATGGTTTTATGATGAGGTAA
- the purU gene encoding formyltetrahydrofolate deformylase, whose protein sequence is MLEFVLKVQAKDKQGLVSAISSVVANKGYNIVENNEFVEPLKERFFMRLKIQKPLNEISVENKEQEEQSLKIALFKALQGFEELSIELVLTRKKNVILLATKESHCLGDLLLRVYGNELEMNILGVIANHEILRPLVEKFDVPYFCVPCIDKQQHELEVLEVIKKLELEKGESVDLLVLAKYMRILSQDFTNRFKNQILNIHHSFLPAFIGANPYKQAFERGVKVIGATAHFVNESLDAGPIILQDTLPINHNYSVEKMRLVGKDIEKLVLARALKLVLEDRVFVHENKTVVF, encoded by the coding sequence ATGTTAGAATTTGTATTAAAAGTCCAAGCTAAAGACAAGCAAGGCTTAGTGAGTGCGATTAGCTCTGTAGTAGCGAATAAGGGCTATAATATTGTAGAAAATAATGAATTTGTAGAGCCATTGAAAGAACGCTTTTTTATGCGTTTAAAAATCCAAAAACCTTTAAATGAAATAAGTGTTGAAAATAAAGAGCAAGAAGAGCAATCTTTAAAAATAGCGCTTTTTAAGGCGTTGCAAGGTTTTGAAGAACTATCTATTGAGCTAGTTTTAACTCGCAAAAAGAATGTGATTTTGCTTGCTACTAAAGAGAGCCATTGCTTAGGAGATTTGCTCTTAAGAGTGTATGGAAATGAATTAGAGATGAATATTTTAGGCGTGATTGCTAATCATGAAATTTTACGCCCTTTAGTGGAAAAATTTGATGTGCCTTATTTTTGTGTGCCTTGCATAGATAAACAACAGCACGAACTAGAAGTGCTAGAAGTGATTAAAAAGCTTGAGCTAGAAAAAGGCGAGAGTGTGGATTTGCTCGTTTTAGCTAAATACATGCGCATTTTAAGCCAAGATTTTACTAATCGCTTTAAAAACCAGATTTTAAACATTCATCATAGTTTCTTACCCGCATTTATTGGAGCTAACCCTTATAAACAAGCGTTTGAAAGGGGCGTGAAAGTTATTGGAGCGACCGCACATTTTGTGAATGAAAGCCTAGATGCAGGGCCTATTATCTTGCAAGATACTTTACCAATCAACCATAACTATAGCGTGGAAAAAATGCGCTTAGTGGGTAAAGATATAGAAAAGCTTGTTCTAGCAAGAGCTTTAAAACTTGTTTTAGAAGATAGGGTTTTTGTGCATGAGAATAAAACGGTGGTGTTTTAA
- a CDS encoding outer membrane protein: MKVQAMIFNKKFLKASLVLSVLLSGEEVLAINTPITPTYSNGTLILNGYDNITKPLKDNNLINVAQNVNILGSSADKNYNPNGTIPSNPKNYTLNDLIMSFPNNVVYDINVGNNNISLSNDSFLSPSKNANDATGITIEANKVILKNSLSLNSTANLSSGVMLFQTTSNSLNIDNANITNNDSIVSLSSQDKTTITSSTISIQDYGSMVINAKNMSVNNNVVFNNDGSANTAFLLGQTSVDTTSNFNDTSFNNKSHAFMVFANQDEKTKTTLDFTNTTFNNQVLTPTLVQEHNSGNATAGIQFGENKANKNPKTTLNIDFNDTTFKGNGSYDFYNGTITLQGTDNLNSSDSPFSSINDNNANTDNITFNSNSALNLGYSLTKDKVYSVVDTTGIINYNGNTQYDLIKVDSVESSKAKEVASDTNSTQKTYDVTYDNVNGKDITLQETFTNHSISVEEISSISIPTPHNNQSPQPQTTNNNNLLAPQIANSWNTWLKWNDKIFKSDKIRRFTPSQKLQDHIYMQDFLKSVAQYGNTKEQELAKDMLTLIQNNGGQAPSSSSAYNNDTDKLLSLLGLTEGQLIPPSRIEKNNTPIKVMIGSTPFELQPKSDIQNIQVSGTKNLLQNTLNNMDSLNTALSGLSDISKTLTASVGGVVTSLNSVVNAMKQSRVNVNSLGADISNTLNSLDNLDSILNIDIDNLKKTITSQKTQEITSIALVQETTPTLKQNETKLADLQSAQSVVGNAIMSVRQIQSNVVAIAAQKGILPQVTLPATSTQSVSGSAYGVDVQIGYKYFFGKTKHWGIRGYATYAYMQSNLGHTTNIQGAGLGVGQANNHTYGAGFDFLYNFHESQDGIHTAGILLGTELLGSTWVNQGQSIWHARMESIRAKGGSASMDTTHFQIPIVIGFRSNFSKHSGIELGLKIPLVVNYYFRSNYDGFEQSTFYKNNIKLYFNYVVNF, encoded by the coding sequence ATGAAAGTTCAAGCAATGATATTTAATAAGAAATTCTTAAAAGCCTCATTAGTCTTAAGTGTGCTTTTAAGTGGAGAGGAAGTGTTGGCTATAAATACTCCAATCACTCCTACTTATAGCAATGGAACTTTAATCTTAAATGGCTATGATAATATTACAAAACCCTTAAAAGATAACAACCTTATTAATGTTGCTCAAAATGTAAATATTTTAGGTTCTAGTGCTGATAAAAACTATAATCCAAATGGCACCATTCCAAGCAATCCTAAAAATTACACCTTAAATGATTTGATTATGAGTTTTCCTAACAATGTTGTTTATGATATTAATGTGGGGAACAACAATATTAGCCTAAGCAACGATAGCTTTTTATCGCCAAGCAAAAATGCTAATGATGCAACAGGTATAACGATTGAGGCTAATAAGGTTATTCTAAAAAATAGTTTAAGCCTTAATAGCACAGCTAATTTAAGTAGTGGCGTAATGCTTTTTCAAACCACAAGCAATTCTTTGAATATTGATAACGCAAATATAACAAATAATGATTCCATTGTTTCCTTAAGCAGTCAAGATAAAACCACAATTACAAGTTCAACCATTAGCATTCAAGACTATGGTTCTATGGTTATCAATGCAAAGAATATGAGCGTAAATAATAATGTAGTATTTAACAATGATGGTAGTGCTAATACCGCATTTTTGCTTGGTCAAACAAGCGTAGATACTACAAGTAATTTCAATGATACTAGTTTTAATAATAAGAGCCATGCGTTTATGGTTTTTGCTAATCAAGATGAAAAGACTAAAACTACCCTTGATTTCACGAATACAACTTTTAACAATCAAGTTTTGACACCAACACTAGTTCAAGAACACAATAGTGGAAATGCTACAGCGGGCATTCAATTTGGTGAAAATAAAGCTAATAAAAATCCTAAAACTACCTTGAACATAGACTTCAACGACACTACTTTCAAAGGCAATGGAAGTTATGACTTTTATAATGGCACTATTACACTTCAAGGCACAGATAATTTAAATTCTAGCGATTCGCCCTTCTCTAGTATAAATGATAATAATGCTAATACGGACAACATCACCTTTAATTCAAATAGCGCTCTTAATCTAGGCTATTCTTTAACTAAGGATAAAGTTTATAGTGTTGTAGATACCACAGGCATAATCAATTATAATGGTAATACACAATATGATTTGATTAAAGTAGATAGTGTTGAGTCTAGCAAAGCAAAAGAAGTTGCTAGTGATACTAATAGCACTCAAAAAACCTATGATGTAACTTATGATAATGTCAATGGTAAAGACATTACCTTGCAAGAGACTTTTACTAATCATTCTATTAGTGTAGAAGAAATATCTAGCATAAGCATTCCAACCCCACATAACAACCAATCCCCACAACCTCAAACTACCAATAATAACAATCTTTTAGCCCCACAAATTGCAAACAGCTGGAATACTTGGCTAAAATGGAATGATAAAATTTTTAAATCTGATAAAATTAGGAGGTTTACTCCTAGTCAAAAATTACAAGACCATATCTATATGCAAGACTTTCTAAAATCTGTTGCTCAATATGGAAATACAAAAGAGCAAGAGCTTGCTAAGGATATGCTAACTTTAATTCAAAACAATGGTGGTCAAGCCCCAAGTAGCAGTAGTGCTTATAATAATGATACAGACAAGTTATTATCTCTTCTTGGATTAACAGAGGGGCAATTAATCCCACCAAGTAGGATAGAAAAAAATAACACCCCAATAAAAGTTATGATAGGCTCTACACCTTTTGAATTGCAACCTAAGAGTGATATTCAAAATATTCAAGTTAGTGGCACTAAAAATCTTTTGCAAAACACTCTTAATAATATGGATAGCTTAAATACTGCGTTAAGTGGCTTAAGCGATATTTCTAAGACTCTTACTGCTAGTGTTGGCGGTGTGGTTACTTCTTTAAATAGTGTTGTCAATGCAATGAAACAATCTCGGGTAAATGTTAATTCCTTAGGTGCTGATATTTCTAATACTCTCAATTCTTTAGATAATTTAGACAGCATTCTAAATATTGATATTGACAATTTAAAAAAGACCATTACATCACAAAAAACACAGGAAATTACAAGTATCGCCTTAGTTCAAGAAACAACCCCAACCTTAAAGCAGAATGAGACCAAGCTTGCTGATTTACAAAGCGCTCAAAGCGTAGTGGGCAATGCTATTATGAGTGTTAGGCAAATTCAAAGCAATGTTGTTGCCATAGCAGCTCAAAAAGGTATTCTACCTCAAGTTACTCTTCCTGCTACTTCCACTCAAAGTGTGAGCGGTTCAGCCTATGGTGTAGATGTTCAAATTGGTTATAAATACTTCTTTGGTAAAACAAAGCATTGGGGTATTAGAGGTTATGCCACTTATGCTTACATGCAATCTAACTTAGGACACACTACTAATATTCAAGGTGCAGGACTAGGAGTAGGACAAGCAAATAATCACACTTATGGTGCAGGCTTTGATTTCTTATACAACTTCCATGAAAGTCAAGATGGCATTCATACTGCAGGTATTCTACTAGGAACAGAACTCTTAGGCTCTACTTGGGTCAATCAAGGCCAATCTATTTGGCATGCTAGAATGGAAAGCATTAGAGCAAAGGGTGGAAGTGCTAGTATGGATACAACGCATTTCCAAATTCCTATTGTTATAGGCTTTAGAAGTAATTTCTCTAAGCATAGTGGTATTGAACTAGGTCTTAAGATTCCTTTAGTAGTGAATTACTACTTTAGAAGTAACTATGATGGCTTTGAGCAATCCACATTCTATAAGAATAACATCAAGTTGTATTTCAACTATGTGGTGAATTTTTAA
- a CDS encoding radical SAM protein has translation MTKETLPIVFGPVLSRRFGKSLGIDLSPFKKQCNFNCIYCELGKAKTMDSMEKVLELETLINATKNALKNLKTPIDVLTITANGEPTLYPHLLEFMQNIKPFLKGVKTLILSNGSLFYETKVQQALKEFDIVKFSIDAIDLKAFQRVDKPYSKDINTILQGIFDFSKNYQGQLVAEVLLIKGVNDSLHNLKLIAEFLKKINVARIDLGTIDRPSSFNAPKLNEDELLKCSLVFEGLCVSLPKRNKVAYEKPLTYNQKDLLSFIKRRPLSIEEASLLLDNQTFQSLQHLLENKQIHIKKVGIVEFYCIQNKVS, from the coding sequence ATGACTAAAGAAACTTTGCCCATAGTCTTTGGGCCTGTGCTATCTAGGCGCTTTGGAAAGTCTCTAGGCATAGATTTATCGCCCTTTAAAAAGCAATGCAATTTTAATTGCATTTATTGTGAGTTAGGCAAAGCTAAAACAATGGATAGCATGGAAAAAGTGCTAGAGCTTGAAACCCTAATCAATGCGACTAAAAACGCCCTAAAAAACTTAAAAACCCCTATTGATGTTTTAACCATTACCGCTAATGGCGAACCGACTTTATACCCCCATTTACTAGAGTTTATGCAAAATATTAAGCCTTTTTTAAAGGGTGTAAAAACGCTTATTTTAAGCAATGGCTCGTTATTCTATGAGACTAAAGTTCAACAAGCCTTGAAGGAATTTGACATCGTAAAATTTTCAATAGATGCGATAGATTTAAAAGCCTTTCAAAGAGTGGATAAGCCCTATTCTAAAGACATCAACACCATTCTACAAGGCATTTTTGATTTTTCTAAAAATTATCAAGGGCAACTTGTAGCGGAAGTTTTGCTGATTAAAGGCGTGAATGATAGTTTGCATAATCTCAAGCTTATTGCTGAATTTTTAAAAAAAATCAATGTAGCTAGAATAGATTTAGGCACGATTGATAGACCCTCAAGCTTTAATGCGCCCAAATTAAATGAAGATGAATTATTAAAATGCTCTTTAGTGTTTGAAGGGCTTTGTGTGAGCTTGCCTAAACGCAATAAAGTGGCTTATGAAAAGCCATTGACCTATAATCAAAAAGATTTGCTTTCTTTTATCAAACGCCGACCCTTAAGCATAGAAGAAGCCTCTTTATTATTAGACAATCAAACATTCCAATCCCTTCAACATTTGCTAGAAAACAAACAAATCCACATTAAAAAAGTAGGGATAGTGGAATTTTATTGCATTCAAAATAAAGTTTCTTAA
- the topA gene encoding type I DNA topoisomerase, with the protein MKHLIVVESPAKAKTIKNFLDNNYEVIASKGHVRDLSKFNLGIKIDEKGFTPTYSVDKDHKEIVKRIVELSKKASTTYIATDEDREGEAIGYHVASLIGGKLESYPRIVFHEITKSAILNALENPRQIDMDKVNAQQARRFLDRIVGFKLSSLISSKISKGLSAGRVQSAALKLVIDREREIKAFVPLTYFTLDALFEHALEAQLISYKGNKLKAQELIDKEQALAIKNELEKENYIISSIVKKPKKSSTPPPFMTSTLQQSASSLLGFSPTRTMSIAQKLYEGVATPQGVMGVITYMRTDSLNIAKEAIQEARAKILKDYGKDYLPPKAKVYASKNKSAQEAHEAIRPTCISLEPNALKDYLKPEELKLYTLIYKRFLASQMQDATFETQSVILACEKGEFKANGRKLLFDGYYRILGNDDKDKLLPNLKENDPIKLEKLDNNTHVTEPPARYSEASLIKVLESLGIGRPSTYAPTIALLQNRDYIKVEKKQISALESAFKVIEILEKHFEEIVDSKFSASLEDELDNIAQNKANYQQVLKDFYYPFMEKIEAGKKNIISQKISEKTGEFCPKCGAELVKKSSRYGEFIACSAYPKCKYIKQEEKASDKTSNETCEKCGGEMVQKFGRNGAFLACSNYPECKNTKSLKSAPNSQEILEDVKCPECGGGITLKRSRKGSFYGCNNYPKCNFLSNHKPINKRCEKCNYLMSERIYRKKNAHECIKCKERVFLEE; encoded by the coding sequence ATGAAACATCTCATTGTTGTAGAATCCCCTGCTAAAGCCAAAACGATTAAAAATTTTTTAGACAACAATTATGAAGTGATTGCCTCTAAAGGGCATGTAAGGGATTTATCCAAATTCAATTTAGGGATTAAGATTGATGAAAAGGGTTTCACGCCAACTTATAGCGTGGATAAAGACCATAAAGAAATTGTCAAACGCATTGTAGAATTGTCTAAAAAAGCAAGCACTACTTATATTGCCACCGATGAAGATAGAGAGGGTGAGGCTATAGGCTATCATGTGGCAAGTCTTATTGGAGGCAAATTAGAGAGTTATCCTAGAATTGTCTTTCATGAGATTACTAAGAGTGCGATTTTAAATGCCCTAGAAAACCCACGCCAAATTGATATGGATAAAGTCAATGCCCAACAAGCAAGGCGCTTTTTAGATAGAATTGTAGGTTTTAAACTTAGCTCACTCATTTCATCAAAAATTAGCAAAGGTTTAAGTGCTGGCAGGGTTCAAAGCGCAGCCTTAAAGCTTGTGATTGATAGAGAAAGAGAGATAAAAGCTTTTGTCCCTTTAACTTATTTCACACTAGATGCCTTATTTGAACATGCCCTAGAGGCTCAACTAATTAGCTATAAAGGCAATAAGCTTAAAGCCCAAGAGCTTATAGACAAAGAGCAAGCGCTTGCTATAAAAAACGAACTAGAAAAAGAAAATTATATTATTTCTAGCATTGTTAAAAAGCCTAAAAAATCTTCTACCCCACCCCCTTTTATGACTTCTACTTTACAGCAAAGTGCCTCAAGCCTTTTAGGCTTTTCGCCTACAAGAACCATGAGTATTGCTCAAAAATTATATGAGGGCGTAGCGACCCCACAAGGCGTTATGGGTGTTATCACTTATATGAGAACCGATAGCTTAAATATTGCCAAAGAGGCGATACAAGAGGCTAGAGCTAAAATCTTAAAAGACTATGGCAAGGACTATTTACCCCCTAAAGCCAAAGTTTATGCTAGTAAAAACAAGAGCGCTCAAGAGGCGCACGAGGCGATTAGACCCACTTGTATTTCCTTAGAGCCAAATGCCTTAAAAGACTATCTCAAGCCTGAAGAATTAAAGCTCTATACGCTCATTTACAAACGCTTTTTAGCCTCTCAAATGCAAGATGCAACTTTTGAAACTCAAAGCGTGATTTTAGCTTGCGAAAAAGGCGAGTTTAAAGCTAATGGCAGAAAACTGCTTTTTGATGGCTATTATAGAATCTTAGGCAATGATGATAAGGACAAATTACTCCCTAATTTAAAAGAAAATGACCCCATTAAATTAGAAAAACTAGACAACAACACGCATGTTACAGAACCTCCTGCTCGCTATTCAGAGGCAAGTTTAATCAAGGTCTTAGAAAGCTTAGGCATAGGCAGACCTAGCACTTACGCCCCCACTATTGCGCTCTTGCAAAATAGAGATTACATCAAAGTAGAAAAAAAGCAAATCAGTGCTTTAGAGAGTGCGTTTAAAGTAATAGAAATTTTAGAAAAGCATTTTGAAGAAATCGTAGATTCAAAATTCAGCGCCTCTTTAGAAGATGAGCTGGATAATATCGCTCAAAATAAAGCCAATTATCAACAAGTTTTAAAAGATTTTTACTATCCCTTTATGGAAAAGATTGAGGCGGGAAAAAAGAATATTATCTCCCAAAAAATAAGCGAAAAAACCGGCGAATTTTGCCCTAAATGTGGGGCAGAGTTAGTCAAAAAGAGCAGTCGCTATGGAGAATTTATAGCTTGTAGTGCTTATCCTAAATGTAAATATATCAAGCAAGAAGAAAAAGCAAGTGATAAAACTTCCAATGAGACATGCGAAAAATGCGGTGGGGAAATGGTGCAAAAATTTGGCAGAAATGGAGCGTTTTTAGCTTGTTCTAACTACCCTGAATGCAAGAATACCAAATCTTTAAAATCCGCCCCTAATAGCCAAGAGATTTTAGAAGATGTGAAATGCCCTGAGTGTGGGGGTGGTATTACCTTAAAGCGTAGCAGAAAAGGCTCATTCTATGGGTGCAATAATTATCCTAAATGCAACTTTTTATCTAACCATAAGCCCATAAACAAGCGTTGCGAAAAATGTAATTACTTGATGAGCGAAAGAATTTATCGCAAAAAAAACGCCCATGAATGTATTAAGTGCAAAGAGCGAGTGTTTTTAGAAGAATAA